A region from the Nesterenkonia lacusekhoensis genome encodes:
- the rpsN gene encoding 30S ribosomal protein S14: protein MAKKSKIAKNEQRKVIVERYAEKRAQLKKTLVDENATDEEREAARVGLQKLPRDASPVRVRGRDSIDGRPRGTFQKFGISRIRFRDMAHKGELPGITKSSW, encoded by the coding sequence ATGGCCAAGAAGTCCAAGATCGCAAAGAACGAGCAGCGCAAGGTCATCGTTGAGCGCTACGCCGAGAAGCGTGCTCAGCTGAAGAAGACCCTGGTCGACGAGAACGCCACCGACGAGGAGCGCGAGGCAGCACGCGTGGGCCTGCAGAAGCTTCCCCGCGACGCTTCCCCGGTCCGCGTCCGCGGTCGCGACAGCATCGACGGGCGCCCCCGCGGCACCTTCCAGAAGTTCGGCATCAGCCGTATCCGCTTCCGCGACATGGCGCATAAGGGCGAGCTGCCCGGCATCACCAAGTCTTCTTGGTGA
- the rpmG gene encoding 50S ribosomal protein L33 has translation MAKDKDVRPIIKLKSTAGTGFTYVTRKNRRNNPDRIVLKKYDPVVRKHVDFREER, from the coding sequence ATGGCAAAAGATAAGGACGTACGTCCCATCATCAAGCTGAAGTCGACGGCCGGCACGGGTTTCACCTACGTGACCCGCAAGAACCGCCGCAACAACCCCGACCGCATCGTGCTGAAGAAGTACGACCCGGTCGTCCGTAAGCACGTCGACTTCCGAGAGGAGCGCTGA
- the rpmB gene encoding 50S ribosomal protein L28, producing the protein MAARCQVTGVGPQFGNQISHSHRRTKRRFDPNIQKKTYWVPSLGRKVTLNLSTKGIKTIDARGIDVVVAELIKKGEKL; encoded by the coding sequence GCCAGGTGACCGGAGTGGGGCCGCAGTTCGGCAATCAGATCTCCCACTCGCACCGCCGCACGAAGCGTCGGTTCGACCCGAACATCCAGAAGAAGACCTACTGGGTTCCTTCGCTGGGTCGTAAGGTGACGCTGAACCTGTCCACCAAGGGCATCAAGACCATCGACGCACGCGGCATCGACGTCGTCGTCGCCGAGCTGATCAAGAAGGGTGAGAAGCTCTAA